In Brachypodium distachyon strain Bd21 chromosome 2, Brachypodium_distachyon_v3.0, whole genome shotgun sequence, one genomic interval encodes:
- the LOC100845688 gene encoding NADH dehydrogenase [ubiquinone] flavoprotein 2, mitochondrial: protein MLPPAARLAARRLLGLASASAVQSSARRLFPSPISSPATASTAAAAATGYFSRSFSSALNYHIDSPENSPDMPWKFTEANMEKVKEILSHYPSNYKQSGIIPMLDLAQQQHGGWVPVAAMNAIAEIVEVAPIRVYEVATFYSMFNRTKVGKYHLLVCGTTPCMIRGSRDIEEALLKHLGVKRNEVTSDGLFSVGEMECMGCCVNAPMIAVADYTKGSDAYTYNYYEDLTPKRVVELVEMLRRGETPPRGTQNPERKNCGPAGGNTTLLGEPIPPPCRDLDAC, encoded by the exons atgctgccgccggccgctcgCCTCGcggcccgccgcctcctcggtcTCGCCTCCGCATCCGCGGTACAGtcctccgcgcgccgcctcttTCCGTCTCCG ATCTCCTCCCCCGCCACCGCTtccaccgcggccgccgccgccacgggtTACTTCTCCAGGTCCTTCTCCTCGGCGCTTAACTAC CACATCGATTCGCCAGAAAACAGCCCAGACATGCCATGGAAGTTCACGGAGGCGAACATGGAGAAG GTCAAGGAAATACTATCTCATTACCCAAGCAACTACAAGCAATCTGGTATTATTCCGATGCTAGATCttgcgcagcagcagcatggcgGGTGGGTCCCAGTTGCAGCGATGAACGCT atTGCTGAAATTGTCGAAGTTGCACCAATCAGAGTCTATGAAGTTGCCACATTTTACTCAATGTTCAACCGGACTAAG GTGGGTAAGTATCACCTTTTGGTGTGTGGAACTACGCCTTGTATGATTCGTGGTTCACGTGATATCGAAGAAGCCCTGTTGAAACACCTTGGAGTTAAACGCAATG AGGTGACAAGCGATGGTCTATTTTCTGTCGGCGAAATGGAGTGCATG GGTTGCTGTGTGAATGCACCCATGATTGCTGTGGCTGACTATACCAAAGGTTCAGATGCTTACACATACAATTATTAT GAAGACCTCACTCCAAAACGAGTCGTTGAGCTTGTTGAAATGCTGAGAAGAGGAGAAACGCCCCCG CGTGGCACACAAAACCCAGAGCGGAAAAACTGCGGCCCTGCTGGAGGGAACACCACCCTTCTCGGTGAGCCAATACCTCCTCCATGCAGGGATCTAGACGCCTGCTAG